One Methanobrevibacter sp. V74 DNA window includes the following coding sequences:
- a CDS encoding transposase: protein MTENHIILIGMLLSESNDRKTMKYVLKDIKETVKLFIEMQKEFRERWNYKEIRRRLREHILIADSGYFSTENLHYLFKNKINALVMPKKLSEEHNNKLRRENNLKEKRNYSSKKDFERVKNGHIYPDERFMRLIKVKTMKHRKPHKDDGLPDNCKTKRYFFETYSCNGCSNIENCKHKTFVIQSTDLNFEMTEKFLNKRYNTHYQARFSRSEGINGFLKGDNGVLKLIGTTDNAVNNEIQLRNTIYNLTRLINLKDTAY, encoded by the coding sequence ATGACAGAAAATCACATAATATTAATTGGAATGCTCTTATCAGAATCAAATGACCGGAAAACAATGAAATATGTTTTAAAAGACATTAAAGAAACCGTTAAACTATTTATTGAAATGCAGAAAGAATTTAGAGAAAGATGGAACTATAAAGAAATACGACGAAGGCTCCGAGAACATATTTTAATCGCAGATTCAGGTTATTTCAGTACGGAAAACCTCCATTACTTATTTAAAAATAAAATAAATGCATTAGTAATGCCTAAAAAGTTATCTGAAGAACATAACAATAAATTAAGACGAGAGAATAATCTTAAGGAAAAAAGAAATTATTCTTCTAAAAAGGATTTTGAAAGAGTTAAAAACGGACATATCTATCCAGATGAACGTTTTATGAGGTTAATAAAAGTCAAAACTATGAAACATCGGAAACCACATAAGGATGATGGTCTTCCGGACAATTGTAAGACAAAAAGGTATTTCTTTGAAACATATTCCTGTAATGGATGCTCAAATATCGAAAACTGCAAACATAAAACCTTTGTAATCCAATCTACAGACCTTAATTTTGAAATGACTGAAAAATTCTTGAATAAAAGATATAATACTCATTATCAAGCTCGTTTTTCAAGAAGTGAAGGTATAAATGGTTTTTTGAAAGGTGATAATGGAGTTTTGAAATTAATCGGAACTACAGATAATGCAGTAAACAACGAGATCCAACTAAGAAACACCATTTACAACCTTACAAGACTAATTAATCTTAAAGACACAGCGTATTAA